Proteins encoded within one genomic window of Bacillus sp. 1NLA3E:
- a CDS encoding glycosyltransferase family 2 protein → MKPTLTVFTPTYNRAYTLHLCFESLKRQTSKDFIWLIIDDGSTDYTKELVEKWILEGSIPIQYCFQENQGMHGAHNKAYELIETELNVCIDSDDYMPDDAVNKIVSFWKRYGCKEFAGIVGLDAKPNGEIIGTKMPDNLLKTTLTNLYEIYKVKGDKKLVYRTELTKKVPPYPVFPGEKYCPLSYKYILIDQEVPLLIMNEVLCHVEYLEDGSSMNIINQYKKNPKGFSFFRKEAMKHAPTLKDRFRESIHYVSSNIMIRNKKFLLESPRFITTLFSIPFGIGLFFYIQRTNKTTVMKND, encoded by the coding sequence GTGAAGCCTACTTTAACTGTTTTTACGCCAACGTATAACCGCGCGTATACACTACATTTGTGTTTTGAAAGCTTGAAAAGGCAGACAAGTAAGGATTTTATTTGGTTAATAATTGATGATGGTTCAACTGATTATACAAAAGAGTTAGTGGAGAAATGGATATTAGAAGGTTCAATTCCGATTCAATATTGTTTTCAGGAAAATCAGGGTATGCATGGTGCACATAATAAGGCTTACGAACTTATTGAAACAGAGCTGAATGTCTGTATTGATTCAGATGATTATATGCCTGATGATGCAGTTAATAAAATCGTTTCGTTTTGGAAGAGGTATGGTTGCAAGGAGTTTGCAGGAATCGTTGGATTGGATGCAAAACCAAATGGTGAAATTATTGGTACAAAAATGCCGGATAACTTATTGAAAACGACATTAACTAATTTATATGAGATCTACAAAGTTAAAGGTGATAAAAAATTGGTATATAGAACAGAACTAACTAAGAAAGTCCCTCCTTACCCAGTATTTCCTGGGGAAAAGTACTGTCCATTGAGTTATAAATATATCTTAATTGATCAAGAGGTCCCCTTGCTTATAATGAATGAAGTTCTTTGCCACGTCGAGTATTTGGAAGATGGTTCGAGTATGAATATTATCAATCAATATAAAAAGAATCCAAAAGGGTTTTCTTTTTTTAGAAAAGAAGCAATGAAGCATGCCCCTACATTAAAGGACAGATTCCGGGAGTCTATTCATTATGTATCAAGTAATATCATGATTAGAAATAAAAAATTTTTACTTGAGTCACCTAGATTTATTACCACTTTATTTTCAATCCCATTTGGAATAGGATTGTTTTTTTATATTCAAAGAACTAATAAAACAACTGTAATGAAAAATGATTAA
- a CDS encoding glycosyltransferase family 1 protein: MSPIRILQVVTVMNRGGLETMLMNYYRQIDREKIQFDFMVHRDDEGHYDKEIIKLGGKIYKMPQIKPGNYRLYFKRLEDFFASHSEYKVVHSHINENSSFVLRAAKKAGITCRIAHSHLSDLEIDYKFPFRIYARYHMKNNPTHYFACSNKAGQWLFGNKIAKSKNMFVLNNAVNTKEFVLKDSTRRKIREDLGLLNKLVIGHIGRFNKQKNHEFLIDIFRAVHQKRSDAVLILIGDGDLRKQIEDKVEGLGLSESVKFLGIRSDIPNLLQGMDLFLFPSLFEGLPVVLIEAQAAGLKCIVSNTITQECDITGRIDFLSLRKPPEEWASHILSSSFEHEDTSGKIRESGYDSIAMSSWLSEYYSKYYTLEIE; this comes from the coding sequence TTGAGTCCCATTCGAATACTTCAAGTTGTAACGGTTATGAATCGTGGCGGTCTTGAAACGATGTTAATGAATTATTATAGACAGATTGATCGTGAAAAAATACAGTTTGACTTCATGGTTCACCGTGATGATGAAGGTCATTATGATAAGGAAATAATAAAGCTTGGCGGGAAAATTTATAAAATGCCTCAAATTAAACCAGGAAATTACCGGTTATATTTCAAAAGGCTTGAAGATTTTTTTGCTAGTCACTCTGAATACAAAGTGGTTCATTCCCATATTAACGAAAATAGTAGTTTTGTGTTAAGAGCAGCGAAAAAAGCAGGCATAACGTGTCGAATTGCACATAGTCATTTAAGTGATTTAGAAATAGATTATAAATTTCCATTTCGTATATACGCTAGGTACCATATGAAAAATAATCCAACCCACTATTTTGCTTGTTCAAACAAAGCAGGACAGTGGCTTTTTGGTAATAAAATAGCAAAATCAAAAAATATGTTTGTATTAAATAATGCGGTAAATACCAAAGAGTTTGTTTTGAAAGATTCAACAAGAAGAAAAATTAGGGAAGATCTTGGTCTTCTTAACAAACTAGTAATAGGACATATTGGAAGGTTTAATAAGCAAAAAAATCATGAATTCCTAATAGATATTTTTAGGGCAGTACATCAAAAGCGGTCTGATGCTGTACTAATCTTAATAGGTGATGGAGACCTAAGGAAACAGATTGAAGATAAAGTAGAAGGTTTAGGGTTATCCGAAAGTGTAAAATTCTTAGGAATTAGAAGTGATATCCCTAATCTATTACAAGGAATGGACCTGTTTCTTTTCCCATCATTATTTGAGGGTTTACCAGTTGTGTTAATAGAAGCGCAAGCGGCTGGATTAAAATGCATTGTGTCAAATACAATTACACAAGAATGTGACATCACCGGTAGAATAGACTTTTTAAGTTTAAGAAAACCCCCGGAGGAGTGGGCGTCACATATACTATCATCTTCTTTTGAACATGAAGATACTTCTGGGAAAATTAGAGAATCAGGTTATGATTCAATTGCAATGTCAAGTTGGCTTTCAGAATATTATTCAAAATATTACACTTTAGAGATAGAATAA
- the galU gene encoding UTP--glucose-1-phosphate uridylyltransferase GalU, with protein MKVRKAIIPAAGLGTRFLPATKAMPKEMLPIVDKPTIQYIVEEAIESGIEDIIIVTGKGKRAIEDHFDHSFELEQNLYEKGKFELLNEVQKSSKLVDIHYIRQKEPKGLGHAIWCARKFIGDEPFAVLLGDDIVKAEKPCLKQLIDQYERYNASILGVQTVADHEVSRYGIVDGNVIEDRFHRVRSLVEKPNQEEAPSNLAILGRYILNPRIFEILGEQEPGAGGEIQLTDAIAELNKYEAVFAYDFEGIRYDVGEKMGFIQTTIEFALQREDLRNKLLEYLSSVVNKELIK; from the coding sequence GTGAAAGTAAGGAAAGCGATTATACCAGCGGCAGGACTTGGAACAAGATTTCTCCCTGCTACAAAGGCGATGCCAAAAGAAATGCTTCCAATCGTCGATAAACCAACGATCCAGTATATCGTTGAAGAGGCGATCGAATCGGGAATTGAAGACATCATTATCGTTACTGGGAAAGGAAAAAGGGCAATAGAAGATCATTTTGATCATTCCTTTGAATTAGAACAAAACCTGTATGAAAAGGGAAAATTTGAACTGTTGAATGAAGTTCAAAAATCTTCTAAGCTTGTCGACATTCATTATATCCGCCAGAAGGAACCTAAGGGGCTTGGGCACGCAATCTGGTGTGCTCGGAAATTCATCGGAGACGAACCGTTTGCAGTATTATTAGGCGATGATATTGTCAAGGCAGAAAAGCCGTGTTTAAAACAGTTAATTGACCAATACGAAAGATATAATGCATCCATCCTGGGAGTTCAAACCGTTGCCGACCATGAAGTTTCTAGGTATGGGATTGTCGATGGAAATGTCATTGAAGACCGTTTCCATCGTGTTAGGAGCTTGGTTGAAAAGCCAAACCAGGAAGAAGCACCATCAAATCTTGCTATTTTAGGACGATATATCCTTAACCCAAGAATATTCGAAATATTAGGTGAACAAGAACCAGGAGCAGGTGGAGAAATCCAACTGACAGATGCGATTGCTGAACTAAACAAATATGAAGCAGTTTTTGCCTACGATTTTGAAGGAATCAGATATGATGTTGGTGAAAAAATGGGATTCATTCAAACCACAATTGAATTTGCATTACAGCGTGAGGATTTAAGAAATAAATTATTAGAATACCTTTCTTCAGTTGTCAATAAAGAACTAATTAAATAG
- a CDS encoding glycosyltransferase — protein sequence MKPKVSIIVPIYNIERYLSRCLNSLLTQTLPEIEIIAVNDGSTDSSVTILEQYAEKDDRIKIINKFNGGVSSARNVGMSLASGEYIGFVDPDDWVETDMYKTMYNSAIAEKVDIVMCSYLREFGNHSKEKNFNLPEKVIYNNEEVKSKLMRRLIGPLENEVANPELLDAWGTVWSKIYKTDLLKNNELSFIDLKEIGTNEDSLFNIEAFYYSNSFVFINKPFYHYWRENSSSLTSNYKPELLSQWFSLYKRITNFLNEKNLPQEYKLALNNRICLNTMGLGLNTISKNNKSNQYEKIKKIDTILNNEKIKKSFRHFDLSHFPMIWKVFFSFAKYRFSIGFYILLNAVELMRRTVR from the coding sequence ATGAAGCCAAAAGTAAGTATAATCGTGCCTATATATAATATTGAAAGGTATTTAAGCAGATGCCTAAATAGTTTGCTCACTCAAACTTTACCTGAAATTGAAATCATTGCGGTAAATGATGGGTCTACCGATTCAAGTGTAACTATCCTTGAGCAGTATGCTGAAAAAGATGATCGAATAAAGATAATTAATAAGTTTAATGGCGGAGTATCCTCTGCTCGAAATGTTGGGATGTCCTTGGCGAGTGGGGAATATATCGGATTTGTTGACCCTGATGACTGGGTAGAAACGGATATGTACAAAACTATGTATAATTCCGCAATTGCTGAAAAAGTGGATATCGTTATGTGCTCATATCTCCGTGAATTTGGAAATCACTCTAAAGAGAAGAATTTTAATCTTCCTGAAAAGGTAATCTACAATAATGAAGAAGTAAAATCGAAACTAATGAGACGTTTAATTGGTCCGCTAGAAAATGAAGTTGCCAACCCTGAATTATTAGATGCATGGGGTACAGTCTGGTCAAAAATATATAAGACTGATTTACTTAAAAATAATGAGCTATCGTTTATAGATTTAAAAGAAATTGGTACAAATGAGGATTCATTATTTAATATTGAAGCATTTTATTATTCTAACTCATTTGTTTTTATTAATAAGCCCTTTTATCACTATTGGCGTGAAAATAGTAGTTCATTAACCTCAAACTATAAGCCAGAATTACTGAGCCAATGGTTTAGCTTATATAAGAGAATTACCAATTTTTTAAATGAAAAAAATTTACCTCAAGAGTATAAATTAGCATTAAATAATAGGATTTGCCTTAATACTATGGGATTAGGGTTAAATACAATAAGTAAAAATAATAAGTCAAACCAATATGAGAAAATAAAAAAAATTGATACCATACTTAATAATGAAAAAATCAAAAAAAGTTTCCGTCACTTTGATTTATCACACTTTCCGATGATTTGGAAAGTTTTTTTTAGTTTTGCAAAGTATAGATTTTCTATAGGCTTTTATATTTTACTAAATGCAGTTGAGTTGATGAGAAGGACTGTCAGATAG